One genomic window of Evansella cellulosilytica DSM 2522 includes the following:
- the prsW gene encoding glutamic-type intramembrane protease PrsW has product MLSLITVGIAPAIALLCFFYLKDDFEQEPIYMVIRCFLFGALLVFPIMFIQFVLHEEGFVQSVLIEAFIQSALIEEFLKWFIVVLVVYHHVNFNQRYDGIVYATAVALGFASAENILYLLSNGLETAFFRAIFPVSSHALFGVVMGYYLGRAKFTHNSNFMYLFFSFCYPFLLHGLYNYIILTQNHWGYFLVPFMIFLWVLGMRKVKKANQYQADILRKNIAS; this is encoded by the coding sequence ATGCTTTCGCTTATTACAGTTGGAATCGCTCCTGCAATAGCGTTACTCTGTTTCTTCTATTTAAAGGATGATTTTGAGCAAGAACCTATTTATATGGTTATACGTTGTTTCTTGTTTGGTGCACTTCTTGTTTTTCCCATCATGTTTATCCAGTTTGTTTTACATGAAGAAGGGTTTGTGCAATCGGTTTTAATAGAAGCATTCATTCAATCTGCTTTAATTGAAGAATTTTTAAAGTGGTTTATCGTAGTACTCGTGGTGTACCACCATGTGAATTTTAATCAACGATACGATGGTATTGTTTACGCAACTGCAGTAGCTTTAGGCTTTGCTTCTGCTGAAAATATATTATATCTATTATCTAACGGTCTTGAAACTGCTTTTTTTCGAGCGATTTTCCCGGTAAGTAGTCATGCTTTATTTGGAGTAGTGATGGGCTATTACCTAGGAAGAGCAAAGTTTACACATAACAGTAATTTTATGTATCTTTTTTTCTCATTTTGTTATCCATTTCTTTTACATGGTTTATATAATTATATCATATTGACCCAAAATCATTGGGGTTATTTCCTCGTACCTTTTATGATATTTTTATGGGTTTTAGGGATGAGAAAGGTAAAAAAAGCCAATCAATATCAAGCTGATATTTTAAGGAAAAATATCGCAAGCTAA
- a CDS encoding lysophospholipid acyltransferase family protein has translation MSKLYSFGQFLCRVFFRMFFRVRVIGKENIPEHGSVLLCSNHIHELDPPFVGAFIKRQTRYMAKAELFEKPILKSLLPKLGAFPIRRGMSDRQALRTGLKLLSEEQMIGVFPEGTRSKTGTLGKGLAGVGFFALRSNAQVVPCAIIGNYKLFSKITIVYGSPVDMETLREQRATAEEATDKIMEGIQGILNEYV, from the coding sequence GTGAGTAAATTGTATTCATTTGGTCAGTTTTTATGTCGTGTATTTTTTCGTATGTTTTTTCGTGTACGCGTCATAGGGAAAGAAAATATACCTGAACACGGCAGCGTACTTTTATGTAGTAACCATATTCATGAGCTCGATCCACCGTTTGTTGGAGCTTTTATAAAACGGCAAACGAGATATATGGCAAAGGCGGAGTTGTTTGAAAAGCCTATTTTAAAGTCACTTTTACCAAAGCTAGGAGCATTCCCGATACGTAGAGGGATGAGTGATCGCCAAGCATTAAGAACTGGCTTGAAATTATTGAGTGAGGAACAGATGATAGGTGTATTTCCAGAAGGAACAAGAAGTAAGACTGGTACTTTAGGAAAAGGATTAGCTGGTGTTGGTTTTTTTGCGTTAAGATCTAATGCACAAGTTGTTCCTTGTGCAATTATTGGAAATTATAAACTTTTCTCAAAAATTACAATAGTATATGGCAGTCCAGTCGATATGGAAACTCTAAGGGAACAACGTGCTACAGCAGAAGAAGCAACGGATAAAATAATGGAAGGGATTCAAGGTATACTTAACGAATATGTATAG
- the rpsA gene encoding 30S ribosomal protein S1, with amino-acid sequence MVEEMNNEMADVKSFSVGETVIGTITKVEEKQAFVNVGYKMDGIIPISELSSLHVEQVSDVLSEGDEVELQIIKSTDDELILSKKEVIAEKAWNELEHKLSTSEIFEAVVADVVKGGLVVDVGVRGFIPASLVERHFVEDFSDYKGKTLRLKVVEMDKEKNKLILSQRAVLDEEENEKKRKTLTSIQVGDVLEGKVQRLTDFGAFVDIGGVDGLVHISQMAHHHVDAPSEVVSEGDQIKVKVLGVDPDNERISLSIKDTLPGPWELVNINPGDVIEGKVKRLVSFGAFVEVADGVEGLVHISQIANRHIGTPGEVLKEGENVSAKVLDVNLADKRISLSIRAIQEEEEAKQENEVKQEYEKLEDNSGFSLGDVIGDQLKKYK; translated from the coding sequence ATGGTAGAAGAAATGAATAATGAAATGGCAGATGTTAAATCTTTTTCAGTTGGTGAAACCGTAATTGGTACGATTACGAAAGTAGAGGAAAAACAAGCGTTTGTCAACGTCGGATATAAAATGGATGGAATTATTCCAATTAGTGAGTTATCCAGTTTGCACGTTGAACAAGTAAGTGACGTACTAAGTGAAGGTGATGAAGTCGAGTTGCAAATTATTAAATCAACTGATGATGAACTAATACTGTCGAAAAAAGAAGTAATTGCAGAAAAAGCTTGGAATGAGTTAGAGCATAAACTATCTACTAGTGAGATTTTTGAAGCGGTGGTTGCGGATGTTGTAAAAGGAGGTCTCGTTGTAGATGTAGGGGTAAGGGGCTTTATTCCGGCATCATTAGTTGAACGCCACTTTGTAGAGGATTTTTCAGACTATAAAGGGAAAACACTTCGCTTAAAGGTCGTTGAGATGGACAAAGAAAAGAATAAATTAATTTTGTCACAACGTGCGGTTTTAGATGAAGAAGAAAACGAAAAGAAACGTAAAACGTTAACATCTATTCAAGTTGGTGATGTTCTTGAAGGGAAAGTCCAACGATTAACGGATTTCGGAGCTTTTGTTGATATAGGTGGCGTTGATGGATTAGTACATATTTCTCAGATGGCTCATCATCACGTTGATGCTCCATCAGAAGTTGTTAGTGAGGGCGACCAAATTAAAGTGAAAGTGCTAGGTGTAGACCCTGATAATGAACGAATTTCATTATCTATAAAAGATACATTACCTGGTCCTTGGGAACTCGTAAATATTAATCCAGGGGATGTAATAGAAGGGAAAGTGAAAAGGCTTGTTTCCTTCGGAGCCTTCGTTGAAGTAGCTGATGGTGTCGAGGGATTAGTTCATATTTCGCAAATTGCTAACCGCCATATTGGGACTCCTGGTGAAGTTTTAAAAGAAGGGGAAAACGTATCAGCAAAAGTCTTGGATGTAAACCTAGCTGATAAGCGTATTTCTTTAAGTATAAGAGCTATACAAGAAGAAGAAGAAGCAAAACAGGAAAATGAAGTAAAACAAGAGTATGAAAAGTTAGAAGATAACAGTGGATTCTCATTAGGTGATGTCATTGGAGATCAACTAAAAAAATATAAATAA
- the fni gene encoding type 2 isopentenyl-diphosphate Delta-isomerase: MNRSQRKIEHLDNALLTGQSRESGFDDIRFIHQSLPDINVDDISIQSLIGELKFSSPIFINAMTGGGGKQTEHINGQLANVANVLNIPIAVGSQMSAIKDATEENTYKIVRKNYQNGIVFANLGSEATLEQAKIAVNMIEANAIQIHLNVIQELVMPEGDRHFRNALNRIESICNNIHVPVIVKEVGFGMSRETIDKLYNVGVSVVDVGGFGGTNFSQIENARRLHKYDIFNDWGIPTAASIVEAKQARPSVMVLATGGIQTSLDIAKSLALGASAVGMAGQVLKWITEFDEEYTIKNLNLMLDELRLIMTAVGATNINMLQQVPILFRGEMRNWLMERRIDTTKFANRSIVSL, translated from the coding sequence GTGAATCGTTCTCAAAGAAAAATTGAGCACTTGGATAATGCATTATTAACGGGACAATCTAGAGAATCTGGATTTGATGATATCCGCTTTATTCACCAAAGCCTACCAGATATTAATGTAGATGATATAAGCATACAATCTCTCATCGGCGAACTGAAATTTAGTTCGCCGATTTTTATCAATGCCATGACTGGTGGAGGCGGTAAACAAACAGAGCACATTAATGGTCAGTTAGCTAATGTTGCCAATGTTTTAAATATACCTATTGCTGTAGGATCACAAATGTCTGCTATAAAAGATGCTACAGAGGAAAATACGTATAAAATTGTTAGAAAAAACTATCAGAATGGCATTGTTTTTGCGAACCTTGGTAGTGAGGCTACATTAGAACAAGCAAAGATTGCTGTTAATATGATCGAAGCAAATGCAATTCAAATTCATTTAAATGTTATCCAAGAATTAGTGATGCCAGAGGGAGACCGTCATTTTAGAAATGCGCTAAATAGAATTGAGAGCATTTGTAACAACATTCATGTACCAGTTATTGTCAAAGAGGTTGGCTTTGGAATGAGTAGGGAGACTATTGATAAATTATACAATGTGGGAGTTTCCGTAGTCGATGTTGGTGGTTTTGGTGGAACTAATTTCTCACAAATAGAAAATGCACGAAGGTTACATAAGTATGACATATTCAATGATTGGGGGATACCTACAGCTGCTTCCATTGTTGAAGCTAAGCAAGCAAGACCAAGCGTGATGGTACTAGCAACTGGTGGCATTCAAACTAGTCTAGATATTGCTAAATCACTAGCATTAGGTGCTAGTGCAGTTGGGATGGCTGGTCAAGTACTTAAATGGATAACAGAATTTGATGAAGAGTATACAATAAAAAATTTAAACTTAATGCTAGATGAGTTGCGTTTAATCATGACAGCTGTAGGAGCAACTAATATAAATATGCTCCAACAAGTGCCTATTCTATTTCGAGGAGAGATGAGGAATTGGCTAATGGAAAGAAGAATTGATACAACTAAATTCGCCAATAGAAGTATTGTATCTTTATAA
- a CDS encoding YphA family membrane protein, translating to MEGFWFYWSLWLIIIAIFFFYVNSISRTKWLLAAFIIMISANFTLSLSMITIKLPIIGIGLLSFSYIARLKLKDMFYTYFVVTLISGLFLLFHYFIYFEPVWLYISPLISITSLSIIVVILFVKNNLNRLSIVCSGFIQGEVVLFLMLLEQSHIAAASYILGDFFFLDVLAISMISLLCWNRIEYYMGELGSKWNTSMFVKNQKSHRKINA from the coding sequence ATGGAAGGATTTTGGTTTTATTGGTCATTGTGGCTTATTATTATCGCTATATTCTTTTTTTATGTTAATAGCATATCGAGAACGAAATGGTTATTAGCTGCTTTTATTATCATGATAAGCGCTAATTTTACGCTATCATTATCAATGATTACAATTAAACTACCTATTATTGGTATTGGGCTACTTTCCTTTTCTTATATTGCAAGGTTAAAATTAAAAGATATGTTCTATACATACTTTGTTGTTACCTTAATATCAGGTCTCTTTCTTTTATTTCACTATTTTATTTATTTTGAGCCAGTATGGCTATATATTTCCCCTTTAATTTCAATTACAAGTTTAAGTATTATTGTCGTTATTTTATTTGTAAAAAATAACCTTAACCGATTGTCAATTGTTTGCTCAGGGTTTATTCAAGGGGAGGTTGTTTTGTTCTTGATGCTTTTGGAACAATCACATATTGCTGCTGCAAGTTATATATTAGGAGATTTCTTTTTTCTAGACGTTTTAGCAATCTCTATGATTAGTTTATTATGTTGGAATCGAATAGAGTACTATATGGGTGAACTAGGAAGTAAATGGAATACAAGTATGTTCGTGAAAAATCAAAAAAGTCATAGAAAAATAAATGCTTAA
- the ypeB gene encoding germination protein YpeB, translating into MIRSVLIGILAVAIVGTGFWGYKEHQEKNAILIKSENNYQRAFHELTYNIDLLHDELGSTLAMNSRERLSPSLAEVWRITSEAQNDLGQLPLALMPFSKTEEYLYKIGEFSYRHAIRDLNQDPLSEDEYEALQSLYEQSGEIQNEMRKVQSMVLRDNLRWMDVEMALASEEEPLDNAIVNGFHIINEKVDGFSEVNFGADASSLSTNDEEIAEKLSGDSIDDQEALLVAQKFLDLSSVDGAEVTETGEGLAYEAYSLTIPDEKHGTNITMDITKTGGHPVWMLNERDVDVQQISLNEGSENAKAFLEANGFDNMQLVDSKQYDNIGVFNFTGLMDNVRVYSDSVVLEVALDEGDVIGFEGIAYLDHNYNRDDFSQELSIEEAEERLNPNLDVMEHHLAIIENELGEEVLCHEFYGVINNDTYRIFINAEDGKEEQVEKLANAEKIYR; encoded by the coding sequence ATGATACGGTCTGTACTAATAGGTATACTTGCAGTAGCCATTGTAGGAACAGGCTTTTGGGGATATAAGGAGCATCAAGAGAAGAATGCGATTTTAATAAAGTCAGAAAATAACTATCAGAGAGCTTTTCATGAATTGACTTACAATATCGACTTACTACATGACGAATTAGGTTCTACTCTGGCGATGAATTCTAGAGAAAGACTATCACCATCATTGGCTGAGGTGTGGCGAATAACCTCGGAAGCGCAAAATGACTTAGGGCAATTACCTTTAGCATTAATGCCTTTTAGTAAAACGGAAGAATATTTATACAAAATTGGTGAATTTTCCTATCGACACGCAATTCGTGACTTAAATCAAGATCCATTATCTGAAGATGAGTACGAGGCATTACAATCACTATATGAACAATCCGGGGAAATACAAAATGAAATGCGAAAGGTACAGTCAATGGTATTACGTGACAATTTAAGGTGGATGGACGTAGAAATGGCGTTAGCTTCAGAAGAAGAGCCATTAGACAATGCCATTGTAAATGGATTTCATATTATAAACGAGAAAGTCGATGGTTTTAGTGAAGTAAATTTTGGTGCAGACGCATCATCTTTATCCACTAATGATGAAGAAATTGCAGAAAAACTATCTGGTGATTCTATCGACGATCAAGAAGCTCTATTAGTAGCTCAGAAATTTCTTGATTTGTCTTCAGTAGATGGTGCTGAGGTAACAGAAACGGGAGAAGGGTTGGCATATGAAGCATATAGTTTAACCATCCCCGATGAAAAACACGGTACAAACATTACAATGGATATTACAAAAACTGGTGGACATCCTGTGTGGATGCTAAACGAAAGAGATGTAGATGTACAACAAATTAGCTTAAATGAAGGGTCAGAAAATGCAAAAGCCTTTTTAGAAGCTAATGGGTTTGATAATATGCAACTAGTTGATAGTAAGCAGTATGATAACATAGGGGTTTTTAACTTTACCGGGTTAATGGATAATGTAAGAGTATATTCAGATTCAGTTGTTTTAGAGGTAGCTCTTGATGAAGGCGACGTTATCGGATTTGAAGGAATTGCATACCTTGATCACAACTACAATAGAGATGACTTTTCTCAAGAGCTTTCGATTGAGGAAGCTGAGGAAAGGTTGAACCCTAATCTTGATGTAATGGAACATCATCTGGCAATAATTGAAAATGAATTAGGTGAAGAAGTTTTATGTCATGAGTTTTATGGTGTAATAAACAATGACACGTATAGAATTTTTATTAATGCTGAAGATGGTAAAGAGGAGCAAGTTGAAAAACTAGCAAATGCAGAAAAGATATATCGTTAA
- the sleB gene encoding spore cortex-lytic enzyme: protein MYNKKINNKQLCIMISLVFICITLLLAPQQSGAFSEQIIQRGATGDDVVELQARLQYIGFYEGDIDGVFGWGTYWAVRNYQQEFGMEVTGLVGENTKAMLERSTDYDKEWVHRMIREGRKFTYYGGTPKEIQKGPKGSRDAQKGSQGEKQKGTGETKQEPSQGGGQTQPPPQEEQPQQQEQQPQEGTQQQQDQVQEQQPAQEGQQPATPEGGGQTPGEVPQPEPEPTPETPAEEEVIPQDDDTDITSAINVPEGFSDNDIQLMAQAVYGEARGEPYVGQVAVAAVILNRIQSPIFPNTVSGVIFEPRAFTAVADGQIYMTPNETARKAVIDAINGQDPSGNALYYFNPVTATSGWIWSRPQIKQIGKHIFCK from the coding sequence ATGTACAACAAGAAGATCAATAATAAGCAATTGTGCATCATGATCTCGCTAGTTTTTATTTGCATCACGCTTTTGTTAGCACCTCAACAAAGTGGTGCATTTTCAGAACAAATTATTCAAAGAGGAGCAACAGGTGATGATGTTGTAGAGTTACAAGCCCGGTTACAATACATTGGTTTTTATGAAGGAGATATTGATGGTGTATTTGGTTGGGGTACTTATTGGGCAGTAAGAAATTATCAACAGGAATTTGGTATGGAAGTTACAGGACTTGTCGGAGAAAACACAAAAGCTATGCTTGAAAGATCAACAGATTATGATAAAGAATGGGTACACAGAATGATTCGTGAAGGTAGGAAATTCACTTATTATGGAGGTACTCCAAAAGAAATTCAAAAAGGACCTAAAGGGAGTAGAGATGCTCAAAAAGGTTCTCAAGGAGAAAAACAAAAAGGAACAGGTGAAACAAAACAAGAGCCTAGTCAAGGTGGAGGACAAACACAACCTCCTCCTCAAGAGGAACAACCACAGCAACAAGAGCAGCAACCTCAGGAAGGTACTCAGCAACAACAAGACCAAGTACAGGAGCAGCAGCCAGCACAGGAAGGGCAACAGCCAGCCACTCCAGAAGGTGGAGGACAAACACCAGGTGAAGTACCACAACCTGAGCCGGAGCCAACACCAGAAACTCCTGCAGAGGAAGAGGTCATCCCACAAGATGATGATACAGATATTACTAGCGCTATTAATGTGCCAGAAGGCTTTTCAGATAATGACATTCAGTTAATGGCACAGGCTGTATATGGTGAAGCGAGAGGCGAACCATATGTAGGGCAAGTAGCAGTTGCTGCGGTCATTCTTAATAGAATACAAAGTCCAATATTCCCAAACACTGTTTCAGGCGTTATTTTTGAACCTCGTGCATTTACAGCAGTTGCAGATGGACAAATTTATATGACTCCTAATGAAACGGCTAGAAAAGCAGTAATAGATGCCATAAATGGGCAGGACCCATCAGGAAATGCATTATATTATTTTAACCCTGTAACAGCAACATCAGGGTGGATTTGGTCTAGACCACAAATAAAGCAAATTGGTAAACATATCTTTTGTAAATAA
- a CDS encoding asparaginase — protein MKKVAIITTGGTIASKHNEEGRLNSGAMTGEELNEVLDLPKDIDLHIISMIQKPSMHLTFEDLDKIRVKINELFETNSVDGVVVTHGTDSLEETAYYLDLTIDNTNPIVVTGSQRSPEELGSDAFINLRHAIYSACDEQLLDVGTIVVFNERVFAAQYVKKEHASNIQGFNAFGFGYLGIIDNDKLHLYQKPIKKCKLIPVSESFPKVEIIKAYLGADEFFINACMEANVDGIIIEGVGRGQVSPKMMPKIQEAIKKGIRIVITTAAEEGAVYTTYDYLGSAYDLSESGVTLGKDYDSKKARIKLICLIRANEDINKVFDYY, from the coding sequence ATGAAAAAGGTTGCTATTATTACTACAGGTGGCACTATCGCTAGTAAGCACAATGAAGAAGGACGTTTAAATTCTGGGGCAATGACAGGAGAAGAATTAAATGAAGTTTTAGATTTACCAAAAGATATCGATTTACATATTATTTCGATGATTCAAAAGCCAAGTATGCACTTAACTTTTGAGGACTTAGATAAAATTAGAGTGAAAATCAACGAATTATTCGAAACAAATAGTGTTGATGGCGTTGTTGTTACTCATGGGACTGATTCTTTGGAGGAAACTGCATATTACTTAGATTTAACAATCGACAATACTAATCCAATTGTCGTTACAGGTTCGCAACGTTCTCCTGAAGAACTTGGTAGTGATGCATTTATTAATTTACGCCATGCAATTTATTCAGCTTGTGATGAGCAATTACTCGATGTTGGAACTATCGTTGTTTTTAACGAACGTGTTTTCGCTGCACAGTATGTAAAGAAAGAACATGCTTCAAATATTCAAGGTTTTAATGCATTTGGATTTGGCTATTTAGGAATTATTGATAATGACAAATTGCATTTATATCAAAAGCCAATAAAAAAATGTAAATTGATTCCAGTTTCTGAATCATTTCCTAAAGTAGAAATCATAAAAGCCTACTTAGGAGCGGATGAGTTTTTTATTAATGCGTGTATGGAAGCAAATGTAGATGGTATAATTATTGAAGGCGTAGGTAGAGGACAAGTCTCACCGAAAATGATGCCTAAAATTCAAGAAGCAATTAAGAAAGGTATTAGGATAGTAATTACAACAGCAGCTGAGGAAGGGGCTGTATATACTACTTATGACTATTTGGGTAGTGCATACGACCTTTCTGAGTCAGGAGTTACATTAGGAAAAGACTATGATAGTAAAAAGGCTAGGATTAAGTTGATCTGTTTAATACGCGCGAATGAAGACATAAATAAAGTTTTCGATTACTATTAA
- the der gene encoding ribosome biogenesis GTPase Der produces the protein MPKPVLAIVGRPNVGKSTIFNRIVGERIAIVEDKPGVTRDRIYSSAEWLNKEFNIIDTGGIEINDEPLMVQMRYQAELAIEEADVICFIVNGREGITSADEEVAQILFRSKKPIVLGVNKMDDPSMHDRLYEFYSLGIGDPKPISGSHGIGLGDLLDEVIKQFPSQTEDVYDEDTIRISIIGRPNVGKSSLTNAILGEERVIVSDIPGTTRDAIDTPFSKDGQDYVVIDTAGMRKKGKVYESTEKYSVLRALRAIERSDVVLMVINGEEGMIEQDKKIAGYAHEAGRAVILVVNKWDVVEKDDKTMLNFEQKLREEFLYLSYAPIIFLSAKTKRRMQHLLPLVNEVSENHNLRVQTHVLNDVIVDAVTMNPAPTDNGGKRLRINYATQVAVAPPTFVLFVNDPELLHFSYRRFLENKIRETFNFKGTPIRIIARKKNE, from the coding sequence GTGCCTAAGCCAGTATTAGCGATTGTAGGGAGACCAAACGTTGGTAAATCAACAATTTTTAATCGTATTGTAGGGGAACGAATTGCGATTGTTGAAGATAAACCAGGAGTAACTCGTGACCGAATTTATAGTTCAGCGGAATGGTTAAACAAAGAATTTAATATTATAGATACAGGTGGTATTGAAATTAATGACGAGCCTTTAATGGTTCAAATGCGTTACCAAGCAGAATTAGCTATTGAAGAAGCTGATGTTATATGCTTTATTGTAAATGGGAGAGAAGGGATAACTAGTGCAGATGAAGAGGTTGCACAAATATTATTCCGCTCAAAAAAACCAATAGTACTTGGTGTAAATAAAATGGACGATCCTTCGATGCATGACCGACTTTATGAATTTTATAGTCTAGGTATCGGTGATCCTAAGCCTATTTCAGGTTCACACGGAATAGGTTTAGGTGACTTATTAGATGAAGTGATAAAGCAATTTCCTAGTCAAACAGAAGATGTATATGATGAAGACACAATACGAATTAGCATTATAGGAAGACCGAACGTAGGGAAGTCCTCGCTAACTAACGCTATTTTAGGGGAAGAAAGGGTTATTGTTAGTGATATTCCAGGTACGACGAGAGATGCCATCGATACGCCATTTTCTAAAGATGGACAAGATTATGTCGTTATTGATACAGCTGGTATGAGAAAAAAAGGAAAAGTTTATGAGAGTACAGAGAAATATTCGGTATTAAGGGCATTAAGAGCAATTGAAAGATCAGATGTTGTATTAATGGTTATTAACGGGGAAGAAGGGATGATAGAACAGGATAAAAAGATTGCGGGATATGCTCATGAAGCTGGACGTGCAGTCATATTAGTAGTTAATAAATGGGATGTAGTTGAAAAAGATGATAAAACAATGTTGAACTTTGAGCAAAAACTACGTGAAGAGTTTTTATATTTGAGCTATGCACCAATCATTTTTTTATCTGCAAAAACAAAACGAAGAATGCAACACCTACTTCCATTAGTTAATGAGGTTAGCGAAAATCATAACCTTAGAGTACAGACGCATGTTTTAAATGATGTGATTGTTGATGCTGTAACAATGAATCCTGCTCCAACGGATAATGGTGGCAAAAGACTGCGCATAAATTATGCAACTCAAGTAGCTGTTGCCCCTCCTACATTTGTTCTATTTGTTAATGATCCAGAATTATTACACTTTTCTTATCGTCGCTTCTTAGAAAACAAAATACGAGAAACTTTTAACTTTAAAGGAACCCCTATTAGAATTATTGCTCGTAAGAAAAATGAATAA
- a CDS encoding YpzI family protein, with product MGKDRQEKKLQKQGHVESDRDQKLSYGGSTKLESADAARKRQR from the coding sequence ATGGGAAAAGATCGTCAAGAAAAGAAATTACAAAAACAAGGACATGTTGAGTCGGATAGAGACCAAAAGTTGAGTTACGGAGGGAGTACAAAGTTAGAAAGCGCTGATGCTGCAAGAAAAAGACAAAGATAA
- a CDS encoding flagellar brake protein encodes MIKVGTTIFLELNPVEENKRYRSKILDYEDNKIFIDFPVDENTKKPHFFLEGTEFRAWFLGKDEAIYLFHTEVVGKIERKMPMLLLKDPGIENYRRIQRRQYVRIESAVDVAVHPVQQHFEPFTTVTLDISGGGMAILLPEAHTLQPNIEITVWLPLHFKVGDMAYIKCSAKIVRIIKESGREKASLQFSQISEIERQKIVRFCFEKQLAIRKKETSL; translated from the coding sequence TTGATTAAGGTAGGTACAACTATTTTTTTAGAATTGAATCCTGTAGAAGAGAATAAAAGATATAGAAGTAAAATCCTTGATTACGAAGATAATAAAATCTTCATTGATTTTCCAGTAGATGAGAATACTAAGAAACCGCATTTCTTTTTAGAAGGTACAGAATTTAGAGCTTGGTTCTTAGGTAAGGATGAAGCAATTTATTTATTCCATACGGAAGTAGTAGGTAAGATTGAAAGAAAAATGCCAATGCTCCTTTTAAAGGACCCTGGTATAGAAAATTATCGTAGAATTCAAAGAAGACAGTATGTAAGAATTGAATCTGCAGTTGATGTCGCTGTTCATCCTGTACAACAACATTTTGAACCATTTACAACTGTTACTTTAGATATTAGTGGAGGGGGAATGGCAATATTATTACCAGAAGCACATACATTACAACCGAATATCGAGATAACCGTTTGGTTGCCACTTCACTTTAAAGTAGGGGATATGGCGTATATAAAATGTAGCGCAAAAATTGTTAGGATTATTAAAGAATCTGGAAGAGAAAAAGCCTCTTTACAATTTAGTCAAATATCTGAAATTGAACGTCAGAAAATTGTACGTTTTTGCTTTGAAAAACAGTTGGCAATTAGAAAAAAGGAAACTAGCTTATAA
- the cmk gene encoding (d)CMP kinase — MGKRINIAIDGPAGAGKSTVAKMVAEKLSFIYIDTGAMYRALTYEALKENVEISNGEKLIDLLKKTSIELINKSGKQLIMLNNNDVTEEIRLSEVTNNVSYVARHVEVREEMVRLQQQLAKHGGTVMDGRDIGTAVLPSAEIKVFLTATVDERARRRHEEHLSKGQPSDLELLKSEISQRDKLDSERAVAPLKKADDAIEIDSTFLSIPEVVGKILTIVYEKGDKKSE; from the coding sequence ATGGGAAAACGTATTAATATTGCAATTGATGGTCCAGCAGGGGCTGGGAAAAGCACTGTTGCGAAAATGGTTGCAGAAAAATTGTCTTTTATTTATATAGATACTGGTGCAATGTACCGCGCACTTACATACGAGGCGTTAAAGGAAAATGTTGAGATTAGTAATGGTGAAAAACTTATTGATCTGTTAAAAAAAACTTCAATTGAGCTAATAAATAAATCTGGTAAGCAGTTAATCATGTTAAACAACAATGATGTAACTGAAGAAATAAGATTGTCTGAAGTCACTAATAATGTCTCTTATGTTGCTAGACATGTTGAAGTTAGGGAAGAAATGGTACGTTTACAGCAGCAATTAGCTAAACATGGTGGTACGGTTATGGATGGTAGAGATATTGGAACCGCAGTGCTTCCAAGTGCCGAGATCAAAGTATTCTTAACTGCTACTGTTGACGAAAGGGCACGTAGAAGACATGAAGAACATCTTTCTAAAGGACAACCTTCTGATTTAGAGTTGTTAAAAAGTGAAATTAGTCAGAGAGATAAACTAGACTCAGAAAGAGCAGTTGCGCCACTTAAGAAGGCAGATGATGCAATTGAAATAGATTCTACCTTCTTGAGTATACCAGAAGTAGTTGGGAAAATTCTCACCATTGTATATGAAAAAGGGGATAAAAAAAGTGAGTAA